AATATAATGGTCTCTTAACTCAGAATTGATCCCTATCTCCATGCCGAAGTCTGCCGCATCCACCACTAATCAGGGTGCCAACCTTGGTTATGAGTCCGACCTGTTTAAAGCAGCGGATAAGTTACGGGGCAACATGGAGCCATCGGACTATAAGCACGTTGCCTTGGGCTTAATTTTTCTGAAGCACATTGGCGATCGCTTTGAAGGGCGGCGACAAGAACTGATCGCAGAATTTCCCGATGATGCGGAAGCTCTGGAAGACCGGGACGAGTACATGGCCGAAAACGTTTTTTGGGTTCCCCCGGTGGCCCGGTGGTCACATCTGCAAGCGAATGCCAAACAGCCGACGATCGGGAAGTTGATTGATGAGGCAATGTTGGCGATCGAAAAAGAGAATGCTTCACTCAAAGGTGTGCTGCCGAAGGAATACGCCCGGCCGGCGCTTAGTGCAGTGATGCTGGGTGAATTAATCGATCTGATTTCCAATATTGCGTTGGGCGAGACTCAGGATACCGCCAGGGACGTTTTGGGGCGGGTCTACGAGTATTTTTTGGGTCAATTTGCCGGATCGGAAGGGAAGCGGGGCGGCGAGTTTTACACACCCCGATCGGTTGTGCGGGTGATGGTGGAAATGCTGCAACCATTCCAAGGGCGAGTCTATGATCCCTGTTGTGGTTCCGGCGGTATGTTTGTGCAGTCGGAAAAGTTTGTACAAGACCACGCCGGGCGCATTGGTGACATTGCCATTTATGGCCAGGAAAGCAACTACACCACCTGGCGACTGTGCAAGATGAATTTGGCGGTTCGGGGGATTGATTCCGATATTCGTTGGAATTCAGACGGATCGTTTCATAAGAACGAATTGCCCGATTTGCGCGCCGATTTTATTTTGGCGAATCCACCCTTTAATATTTCCGATTGGGGTGGCGATCGCCTGCGGGAAGATGGGCGCTGGAAATTTGGTATTCCGCCAGCGGGCAATGCGAACTATGCCTGGTTGCAGCACATTTGGCATCATTTGGCCCCCAGGGGAACGGCGGGGGTGGTGTTAGCCAATGGGTCGATGTCGTCGCAACAGAGCGGTGAGGGTGAGATCCGTAAGGCGATGATTGAAGGGGATGCGATCGATTGCATGATTGCGTTGCCCGGTCAGTTGTTTTATTCAACACAAATTCCGGCCTGTTTGTGGTTTTTGGCCAAGGACAAATCAAACGGCATTGCGAGGGATAAAAAGCTGCGCGATCGGCGGGGAGAAATCCTATTTATTGATGCCCGCAAGTTGGGCTACATGGTCGATCGCACCCGTCGCGAATTTAGCGATCAGGACGTGGCGAAAATTGCGGATACCTATCACGCTTGGCGCGAGGGCAGCGGCTATGAAGACGTGGCGGGCTTTTGCAAATCGGCGACCTTAGACGAAATTCGCGGCCATAACTATGTGCTCACGCCGGGGCGGTATGTGGGAGCGGCGGCAACGGAGGAGGACGATGTGCCCTTTGAGGAGCGGATGGCGGAGTTGACGGCAACGCTGGCGGAACAGTTCAAGGAGTCGGCAAGACTGGAGGGGGCAATTCGGGAGAATTTGCGGGGCTTGGGCTATGACTTTTGAGGCCTCTTGCTAGGCAGTGGCATCGATTCCTGATGTTTGTAGTTGTTCGATCGCCCATGGGAAGGCTGAAGCGATGGCAGATATAGAAATTACTGGCGATGTTCCGCAGGCTCCGGGGGGGCAAATTCTGATTTATCAGGATGGGGGGCTGAATTTACAGGTGCGTTTGGCTGGGGAGACAGTGTGGCTGACTCAAGCGGGAATGGCTGATCTGTTCCAAACAACGCCGCAAAATATCACAATGCACCTTTCCTCAATCTATGAGGACAAAGAATTAGACGAGGTGGCAACTTGTAAGGAATTCTTACAAGTTCGGATGGAAGGTCAGCGCAATGTTCGTAGATCCCTGAAGCATTACAGCCTTGAGGCGATTTTGGCGGTGGGGATGCGGGTGCGGTCGGCGCGGGGGACGGTGTTTCGGCAGTGGGCGATCGCGCGTTTGGGGGAACTCCTGGTGAAGGGGTTCACGATGGATGATGAGCGCATCAAGGCTGGCCGGACACTGGGGGATGATTATTTTGAGGAGCTGCTGGCGCGGATTCGGGATATCCGATCGTCGGAGCGGCTGTTTTATCAAAAGGTCTTGGACATCTACGCCACGAGCATTGATTACGATGGCAATGCGGAGGCATCGCAGCTATTTTTTAAGACGGTGCAAAATAAGATGCACTGGGCGGCCCATGGCCACACGGCGGCGGAAATTATCGCAGAGCGGGCGGATGCAAACCAGCCGAATATGGGTTTAATGTCTTGGAAAAATGCACCCCATGGCAAGGTTCGCAAGGGAGATGTGGCAATTGCCAAAAATTATTTGAGTCAGGATGAATTGGAGGCGTTGAATCGAATTGTGTCGGCGTATTTGGAGTTTGCGGAGCTTCAGGCGCTGAATCGAAGACCGATGTATATGAGCGATTGGATCACAAAGTTAGATGATTTTTTGAAGTTGTCGGATCGGGAGATTTTGACCCATGCGGGCAAGATTTCAGCAGCCCTGGCGAGGTCAAAGGCGGAGGCAGAATACGAAAAATTTCATGAGTTTCAGTTGGGGGAACCGCAACCGGTGGATGATGATTTTGGTGAGGTTATGGGCAAGGTTAAGAAAATTGAGACGATAACGAAGCGAAAAACTACCCGTAAGAAAAAGAGTACTGATTGATAAGAAGGTGGCGATCAATGAGTGATCTAAAAGAAAGACCGCATCTTAGCTTGCTACAGCAGAAACGAGAGGATATTCTCGCGATCGCCCAAAAACACGGGGCTAAGAATGTCAGGATTTTTGGTTCTGTGGCCAGGGGTGAAGCGGGCAAGGATAGCGATATTGATTTTTTGATTGATTATGACCTCGATAAAATATCGCCTTGGTTTCCTGCGGGTTTACTGCTAGATTTGGAAGCGCTGTTGGGGGTTAGAGTCGATGTGGCAACGGTTGATATGTTAAAGGCTCGCATCAAAGAGCAGGTTTTGCAGGAGGCGATCGCGTTATGAGGAGGACGGAGGAACGCCTGCAAGATATTTTAGATTCTATAGAAGCGATCGAGCGATATGCAAGCCAAGGAAGGAGTACTTTTGAGGATCAGGAATTAGTTCAAGTTTGGATCGTTCATCATTTACAAATTATTGGAGAAGCCGCCAACACTATACCTCATGATTTAACGAGTTTATACCCACAGGTTCCTTGGGCACAAATCATTGCATTCAGAAATATTATTGTGCATGAATATTTTCGCTTGTCTTTGAGTTTGGTCTGGGCAATTGTTGTTAATGATTTACCGAGACTAAAAATTCAAGTTATTCAAATCTTGTCAGAAGTTAATGGAGGAGGCGATTGATGAATATTGAATTTGTTCTAGGAGAGATTCCAAAGGATTGGTCTTATAGTCTGCTAGGGAAAATCTGTGAAGATACAGGAGGGAATATTCAAACAGGCCCGTTTGGTAGCCAGTTACATAAGTCTGATTATGTTTTACATGGTATTCCCTC
The Limnothrix sp. FACHB-406 DNA segment above includes these coding regions:
- a CDS encoding virulence RhuM family protein; protein product: MADIEITGDVPQAPGGQILIYQDGGLNLQVRLAGETVWLTQAGMADLFQTTPQNITMHLSSIYEDKELDEVATCKEFLQVRMEGQRNVRRSLKHYSLEAILAVGMRVRSARGTVFRQWAIARLGELLVKGFTMDDERIKAGRTLGDDYFEELLARIRDIRSSERLFYQKVLDIYATSIDYDGNAEASQLFFKTVQNKMHWAAHGHTAAEIIAERADANQPNMGLMSWKNAPHGKVRKGDVAIAKNYLSQDELEALNRIVSAYLEFAELQALNRRPMYMSDWITKLDDFLKLSDREILTHAGKISAALARSKAEAEYEKFHEFQLGEPQPVDDDFGEVMGKVKKIETITKRKTTRKKKSTD
- a CDS encoding class I SAM-dependent DNA methyltransferase; translated protein: MPKSAASTTNQGANLGYESDLFKAADKLRGNMEPSDYKHVALGLIFLKHIGDRFEGRRQELIAEFPDDAEALEDRDEYMAENVFWVPPVARWSHLQANAKQPTIGKLIDEAMLAIEKENASLKGVLPKEYARPALSAVMLGELIDLISNIALGETQDTARDVLGRVYEYFLGQFAGSEGKRGGEFYTPRSVVRVMVEMLQPFQGRVYDPCCGSGGMFVQSEKFVQDHAGRIGDIAIYGQESNYTTWRLCKMNLAVRGIDSDIRWNSDGSFHKNELPDLRADFILANPPFNISDWGGDRLREDGRWKFGIPPAGNANYAWLQHIWHHLAPRGTAGVVLANGSMSSQQSGEGEIRKAMIEGDAIDCMIALPGQLFYSTQIPACLWFLAKDKSNGIARDKKLRDRRGEILFIDARKLGYMVDRTRREFSDQDVAKIADTYHAWREGSGYEDVAGFCKSATLDEIRGHNYVLTPGRYVGAAATEEDDVPFEERMAELTATLAEQFKESARLEGAIRENLRGLGYDF
- a CDS encoding nucleotidyltransferase family protein is translated as MSDLKERPHLSLLQQKREDILAIAQKHGAKNVRIFGSVARGEAGKDSDIDFLIDYDLDKISPWFPAGLLLDLEALLGVRVDVATVDMLKARIKEQVLQEAIAL
- a CDS encoding DUF86 domain-containing protein, with the protein product MRRTEERLQDILDSIEAIERYASQGRSTFEDQELVQVWIVHHLQIIGEAANTIPHDLTSLYPQVPWAQIIAFRNIIVHEYFRLSLSLVWAIVVNDLPRLKIQVIQILSEVNGGGD